A single genomic interval of uncultured Desulfobacter sp. harbors:
- a CDS encoding phosphagen kinase yields MKVEPGLPFHASSRSKIKQHLTLKLYNALKEIRTPSGYSLDQAIRSGIENPDSNIGIYAGDLESYDCFAPVLLPIIEDYHHLEPGWSHKPGLQEAVLPDLDPEQIFIRSSRIRVARNLRKFPFSSNMTPDQRLALEETVKHAFKILPEKLSGTYTSFTDLNENQFNTLLEKGLAFRKGDRFMDAAGINRDYPLGRGIFTSRDNVVRVWVNEEDHLRIIAQSPGGDIANVFNRLIQMIKALGDRLDFAFDRKKGFLTACPTNIGTAMRAGVHIHLKRLKENPFCLKTITRDHHLQIRGTGGEKTAVEKAVFDISNARRLGISANTILEDLYRGVQAIIQAEKKSRSFSGLGWG; encoded by the coding sequence ATGAAAGTTGAACCGGGACTGCCTTTTCACGCCTCCTCCCGTTCCAAAATAAAACAACACCTGACCCTTAAACTTTATAACGCCCTTAAAGAAATCCGCACCCCGTCGGGATACAGTCTTGATCAGGCCATCAGGTCCGGTATTGAAAATCCAGATTCCAACATCGGTATTTATGCCGGGGATTTGGAAAGCTACGACTGCTTTGCACCGGTGCTGCTACCCATCATTGAGGACTACCATCACCTTGAGCCAGGCTGGTCTCATAAGCCCGGCCTGCAAGAAGCGGTTTTGCCGGACCTGGACCCGGAGCAGATATTCATACGCTCATCCCGGATACGGGTGGCAAGAAACCTGCGCAAATTCCCTTTTTCAAGCAACATGACCCCGGATCAACGACTGGCCCTGGAAGAGACGGTAAAACACGCCTTCAAAATTCTACCCGAAAAATTATCCGGCACCTATACCTCTTTTACGGATTTGAATGAAAACCAGTTCAATACCCTGCTCGAAAAAGGGCTGGCCTTCCGGAAAGGGGACCGGTTCATGGATGCGGCAGGCATAAACCGGGATTATCCTTTAGGACGCGGCATATTCACAAGCCGGGACAACGTGGTCCGGGTGTGGGTCAATGAGGAAGACCATCTGCGCATCATAGCCCAGTCCCCGGGCGGGGATATTGCCAATGTTTTTAACCGGCTGATACAGATGATCAAGGCATTGGGCGATAGACTTGATTTTGCCTTTGACCGGAAAAAAGGCTTCCTTACGGCCTGCCCCACCAATATTGGGACAGCCATGCGGGCAGGTGTGCATATACATCTTAAAAGACTGAAAGAAAACCCATTTTGTTTAAAAACCATAACCAGGGATCACCACCTGCAGATCCGGGGTACGGGCGGGGAAAAAACCGCTGTTGAAAAAGCCGTGTTTGACATATCCAATGCCCGCAGGTTAGGTATCAGCGCCAATACCATTTTGGAGGATCTTTACAGGGGGGTGCAGGCCATTATTCAAGCTGAAAAGAAATCCCGGTCCTTTTCGGGACTGGGATGGGGTTAA
- a CDS encoding DUF58 domain-containing protein, translating into MIPAHIIKKIKQIHIKSRKTVNTLMAGQYRSVFKGSGIEFEEVREYAPGDDVKAIDWNVSARTGKVFVKLFREERESIVMLLIDMSASLNFGTHSGSKLEKVAELASVLAFNAIKNNDKVGVIFFTDQVEKYIPPKKGSAHIWRVIKELFTFAPKGVGTDIACVLDFMAKISKKRCFAFVISDYLSPEYEKSLRLVNRRHEVVGMRVFDDGAFHLPVAGIVRIKDFETGEETLMDAGSKKMRQWYTDQRQKIHTLTESVFSKARVDLVDVTTSDSVSDVLTRYFMLRESRR; encoded by the coding sequence ATGATTCCTGCTCATATCATAAAAAAGATCAAGCAGATTCATATAAAGTCCCGCAAAACCGTCAACACCCTGATGGCAGGTCAGTACCGGTCTGTATTCAAAGGCTCGGGCATTGAATTTGAAGAGGTACGCGAATACGCCCCGGGCGATGATGTCAAGGCCATTGACTGGAATGTTTCGGCGCGTACGGGAAAGGTGTTTGTCAAACTTTTCAGGGAAGAGCGCGAATCCATTGTCATGTTGCTCATTGACATGAGCGCGTCTTTAAATTTCGGGACCCATTCGGGCAGCAAACTTGAAAAAGTGGCGGAACTGGCATCGGTCCTGGCATTCAACGCCATTAAAAATAATGACAAGGTGGGTGTGATTTTTTTCACGGACCAGGTGGAAAAATATATCCCGCCCAAAAAGGGCTCTGCCCATATCTGGCGGGTGATCAAGGAGCTTTTTACCTTTGCGCCCAAAGGGGTGGGCACGGATATCGCCTGTGTCCTGGATTTCATGGCAAAAATCAGCAAAAAGCGCTGTTTTGCCTTTGTGATTTCCGACTATCTCTCTCCGGAGTACGAAAAAAGCCTGCGCCTTGTAAACCGGCGGCATGAGGTGGTGGGTATGCGTGTGTTTGATGACGGGGCTTTTCACCTGCCCGTTGCCGGTATTGTGCGGATAAAGGATTTTGAAACCGGAGAAGAAACCCTCATGGATGCGGGCAGCAAAAAAATGCGGCAATGGTATACGGATCAACGGCAGAAAATCCATACCCTGACGGAATCGGTGTTCAGCAAAGCCCGGGTGGATCTTGTGGATGTCACCACTTCTGACAGTGTGTCCGACGTGTTGACCCGGTATTTTATGCTCCGGGAGAGCAGGCGCTGA
- a CDS encoding homocysteine S-methyltransferase family protein, with amino-acid sequence MTTGKVTILDGGIGRELERQGAPFGQPEWSALAMMEAPWVVKAVHKAFIESGASVITTNSYALIPFHIGEKKFKKQSRALAAIAGKTARAAVNETQTATRTRIRVAGSIPPLFGSYRADLYRPERVVEIATPLIEGLSPYIDLWLCETQSLIDEPLRIKSLTDQLDMSSKPFWISFTLDDLHLNREPVLRSGESVADAVKAMANAKVDAVLFNCCQPEVISQAIKVTHSQLERLGVGNIEIGAYANAFPPQPEDAKANEELNDMRTDLTPSSYLNWARKWVQEGATLIGGCCGIGPEHISVLSQKLV; translated from the coding sequence ATGACAACGGGGAAAGTGACGATTCTGGACGGTGGCATTGGCAGGGAACTGGAACGGCAGGGCGCACCGTTTGGACAGCCGGAGTGGTCAGCACTGGCCATGATGGAGGCCCCTTGGGTTGTCAAGGCGGTCCATAAAGCATTCATCGAAAGTGGCGCATCTGTTATAACAACCAACAGTTATGCCCTAATCCCTTTTCATATTGGTGAAAAAAAATTTAAAAAGCAGAGCAGGGCGCTGGCAGCTATCGCCGGAAAAACGGCCCGGGCAGCCGTCAATGAAACCCAAACCGCAACCCGGACCCGCATACGTGTTGCAGGTTCCATCCCTCCATTATTCGGTTCCTACCGTGCCGATCTGTACCGGCCGGAGCGGGTGGTTGAAATTGCAACCCCTTTAATAGAGGGGCTTTCTCCGTATATAGATTTATGGCTATGTGAAACCCAGAGCCTGATTGATGAACCGCTCAGGATCAAGTCCTTGACGGATCAATTGGATATGTCAAGCAAGCCGTTCTGGATCTCTTTCACCCTGGACGATTTACATTTAAATCGTGAACCAGTATTACGGTCCGGCGAATCTGTGGCTGATGCGGTCAAAGCGATGGCCAATGCCAAGGTGGATGCTGTTTTATTTAACTGCTGCCAACCCGAGGTCATCAGTCAGGCCATCAAGGTAACCCATAGTCAATTGGAACGCTTAGGCGTTGGGAATATTGAGATTGGCGCCTATGCCAATGCTTTTCCGCCGCAACCTGAAGATGCAAAGGCAAACGAAGAACTCAACGATATGCGTACGGATTTAACCCCGTCATCATATCTGAACTGGGCCCGAAAATGGGTTCAGGAAGGCGCGACGCTGATTGGTGGATGCTGTGGCATCGGTCCCGAGCATATTTCGGTCTTATCCCAAAAGCTGGTTTAA
- a CDS encoding MoxR family ATPase, producing the protein MEEITKQIETAHLLVNRIRSEVGKTLVGQEKLVDGLLTGLLTGGHVLIEGVPGLAKTSAVKALAAAVQADFKRIQFTPDLLPADLTGTEIYRPKTTDFVTRKGPLFNNIILADEINRAPSKVQSALLEAMEEKQVTIGDTTYALPSPFLVLATQNPIEQEGTYPLPEAQVDRFMLKVLVEYPSRAQELEILKKISFAAEEEISPVVSCEDLAGLKRLVDQVYVDEKLKEYIVSLIFATRNPESCKMQTGHYIEFGASPRATIFLAKAARVTAFLAGRAYVTPQDIKLAGPDVLRHRILLSFEAEAEEISTEQVVADLFDSVEVP; encoded by the coding sequence ATGGAAGAAATCACAAAGCAGATTGAAACAGCCCATCTTCTGGTGAACCGTATCCGCAGTGAGGTGGGCAAAACCCTTGTGGGTCAGGAAAAATTGGTTGACGGCCTGTTGACAGGGCTTCTCACCGGTGGGCACGTGCTCATTGAAGGGGTACCGGGCCTTGCAAAAACTTCGGCGGTCAAGGCGTTGGCCGCCGCTGTCCAGGCAGATTTCAAACGCATTCAGTTCACCCCGGATCTTTTGCCGGCGGATTTGACCGGTACCGAGATCTACCGGCCCAAGACCACGGATTTTGTCACCCGTAAAGGACCGTTGTTCAACAATATTATTCTGGCCGACGAAATCAACCGGGCCCCCTCCAAGGTGCAGTCCGCACTTTTGGAAGCCATGGAGGAAAAGCAGGTGACCATCGGCGACACCACCTATGCTTTGCCTTCCCCCTTTTTGGTGCTGGCCACCCAGAACCCCATTGAGCAGGAGGGCACCTATCCGTTGCCCGAGGCCCAAGTGGACCGCTTCATGCTCAAAGTGCTGGTGGAATACCCCAGCCGGGCACAGGAGCTTGAGATCCTTAAAAAGATAAGTTTTGCTGCTGAAGAGGAGATCTCACCCGTTGTGTCATGCGAGGACCTTGCCGGATTAAAACGCCTGGTGGATCAAGTCTATGTGGATGAAAAACTCAAAGAGTATATCGTCAGCCTGATCTTTGCCACACGAAACCCGGAATCCTGCAAAATGCAGACCGGCCATTATATTGAATTCGGGGCATCGCCCAGGGCAACCATTTTCCTGGCCAAGGCTGCAAGGGTTACGGCATTTCTTGCAGGCCGGGCCTATGTGACGCCCCAGGACATAAAACTTGCCGGACCGGATGTGCTGCGCCACAGAATTCTGCTCTCCTTTGAGGCCGAGGCTGAAGAGATCTCAACTGAGCAGGTGGTGGCGGACTTGTTTGATTCCGTGGAAGTGCCATAA
- a CDS encoding VWA domain-containing protein, whose translation MFRFASPWFLLLLFLPWIWLLVHTAKNTRRFSFKWLPKSSGHSIRVSSLTGTSRVPFSFAVLAVRLMPLVKVLGLSLMIIALARPQAGERKINVDTEGVNIVLALDLSGSMRALDFRRDDKIITRLDAVKGVVSDFIMKREGDRIGLVVFGTHAFTQVPLTRDYNTIAFMLDHLKIGAAGPNTAVGDALGISLKRLEDIPAKSNIIILLTDGKSNAGELSWQEAAKIAAQRKIKIHTIGVGSRGKVPFLVDGLFGKQYVYRQVDMDWDALDSIAEQTGGTFFKAKDTDSLASIYKMIDSLEKTKVKVDKWVDYKELYTLFLIPGLLLYLACLGLGSTRLLELP comes from the coding sequence ATGTTTCGATTTGCTTCCCCCTGGTTTCTGCTGTTGCTTTTTCTACCCTGGATCTGGCTGTTGGTTCATACGGCTAAAAATACCAGACGGTTTTCATTCAAATGGCTTCCCAAGTCTTCGGGCCACAGTATTCGGGTGTCAAGCCTGACCGGTACGTCCCGGGTGCCTTTCAGTTTCGCTGTTTTAGCGGTCCGTCTCATGCCCCTGGTAAAGGTGCTGGGCTTAAGCCTGATGATTATTGCCCTTGCCCGGCCCCAGGCCGGAGAGCGCAAGATTAACGTGGATACCGAAGGGGTGAATATTGTTCTGGCTCTTGACCTGTCCGGGTCTATGAGAGCCCTTGATTTCAGACGCGACGACAAGATTATCACCCGCCTTGACGCGGTCAAGGGGGTGGTTTCCGATTTTATCATGAAACGGGAAGGGGATCGCATCGGCCTTGTGGTGTTCGGTACCCATGCCTTTACCCAGGTTCCGTTGACCCGGGACTACAATACCATTGCATTCATGCTTGATCATTTAAAGATCGGGGCTGCCGGACCCAATACCGCCGTTGGTGATGCCCTGGGTATTTCGCTAAAACGCCTGGAAGATATACCGGCCAAGTCCAATATCATTATTCTGCTCACCGACGGTAAAAGCAATGCCGGTGAACTCTCCTGGCAGGAGGCCGCTAAGATCGCCGCCCAAAGAAAGATTAAAATCCACACCATCGGCGTGGGCTCCAGAGGCAAGGTCCCGTTCCTTGTGGACGGGCTCTTTGGCAAGCAGTATGTGTACCGCCAGGTGGATATGGACTGGGATGCCCTGGATTCAATTGCCGAACAGACCGGAGGCACCTTTTTTAAAGCCAAGGACACCGACAGCCTTGCATCCATTTATAAAATGATTGATTCACTGGAAAAGACAAAGGTCAAGGTGGACAAATGGGTGGATTACAAAGAGCTTTATACCCTGTTCCTGATTCCGGGACTGCTGCTTTACCTTGCATGCCTGGGCCTTGGCAGCACCAGACTTCTGGAGCTGCCCTAA
- a CDS encoding VWA domain-containing protein, giving the protein MKFDHPHILFFLWGLLPLAGLLVYGIFRHKKILARYAKASMFDHILPGFSYGPKWVKAVLAVLATGFAVVALAGPLAGYRWEKTTQKGVDIMIALDCSRSMLAQDVSPTRLTRAKREIIDLTRLMRSDRAGLVAFSGAAVLQCPLTLDYNAFGIFLDALDPDYLPVGGTDLAAALEACYNGFDPASTAGKAIILITDGEDTAGDEAALNKMVEKFAKEKIRIFAIGVGDPAGAPIPAKGGGFKKDSTGNIILSKVDETMLKKITAMTQGRYVRSVAGDMDLEQIYSGDILGTMERKELTQGRKKVWEKRFQWALFPCVLLLLAELVFPQGSGRKRGVKGGRFLICIAIAMGLMAPGFARAGLWTSPVKQGMQAWDNKQFQQAKKYFIDAQLENPDDPRLYYNIGAAAYAAGEYDLAESNFAQAVNATDRELKHNALYNLANTRYRKNQLDKAIEDYQNLLKEFPDDTQAKENLAFVKKKLEEKKQQQQDQQNKDGKDQENQNKDKSNENQGNQKQKDQNQDQQGKQDQKDQSQKQNQAQNQDQKNQGDKNQQNKSEKNSRPQTDQAKTDQHQDMSPKDSQAQAAQAGNAGKEQKGQDNMQQAQSKMLENRLNRLEDKPGMALIPQTGVRNNDKDW; this is encoded by the coding sequence ATGAAATTTGACCATCCACATATTCTGTTTTTTTTGTGGGGACTTCTGCCTTTGGCAGGATTACTGGTGTACGGGATTTTCCGGCACAAAAAAATTCTTGCCCGGTATGCGAAAGCTTCCATGTTTGATCATATCCTGCCCGGGTTTTCCTATGGCCCCAAATGGGTAAAAGCGGTTTTGGCTGTACTTGCCACAGGATTTGCCGTGGTGGCCCTGGCAGGCCCTCTGGCCGGGTACCGCTGGGAAAAAACCACCCAGAAAGGGGTGGATATCATGATTGCTTTGGACTGCTCCCGCAGCATGCTGGCCCAGGATGTCTCCCCCACACGGCTGACCCGGGCCAAACGTGAAATCATTGATCTGACCCGGTTAATGCGCTCGGATCGGGCAGGGCTGGTGGCCTTTTCCGGGGCTGCTGTGCTGCAATGCCCGTTAACCCTTGATTATAACGCATTCGGGATTTTTCTTGATGCCCTGGACCCGGATTATTTGCCTGTGGGGGGCACGGATTTGGCCGCAGCCCTGGAGGCCTGTTACAACGGTTTTGACCCGGCATCCACTGCGGGAAAAGCCATTATTCTGATCACGGACGGAGAAGATACGGCCGGTGATGAAGCCGCCTTAAACAAGATGGTAGAAAAATTTGCCAAGGAAAAAATCCGTATTTTTGCCATCGGGGTAGGGGACCCGGCCGGTGCCCCGATTCCTGCCAAGGGCGGAGGATTTAAAAAAGATAGTACAGGCAATATCATTTTGTCAAAAGTGGACGAAACCATGCTTAAAAAAATTACTGCCATGACCCAGGGCCGTTATGTACGTTCCGTGGCCGGGGACATGGACCTTGAACAGATTTATTCCGGGGATATTCTGGGCACCATGGAGCGAAAGGAGTTGACCCAGGGCCGCAAAAAGGTCTGGGAAAAACGGTTCCAGTGGGCCTTGTTTCCCTGTGTACTGCTGCTGCTTGCAGAACTTGTTTTTCCCCAGGGGTCCGGCCGGAAACGTGGCGTTAAAGGTGGACGTTTCCTGATTTGTATAGCCATTGCCATGGGGCTTATGGCACCGGGGTTTGCCAGGGCAGGGTTATGGACTTCCCCGGTTAAGCAGGGCATGCAGGCCTGGGACAACAAGCAATTCCAGCAAGCAAAAAAATATTTTATTGACGCCCAGCTTGAAAATCCGGATGACCCGCGTCTTTATTACAATATCGGGGCGGCTGCCTATGCAGCCGGTGAATATGACCTGGCTGAATCCAACTTTGCCCAGGCTGTGAATGCAACGGACAGGGAACTTAAACACAATGCCCTGTATAACCTTGCCAATACCCGTTACCGTAAAAATCAACTGGACAAGGCCATTGAGGATTATCAGAACCTGCTCAAGGAATTTCCCGATGATACCCAGGCCAAAGAAAACCTTGCGTTTGTAAAGAAAAAGCTTGAGGAAAAAAAACAGCAGCAGCAAGATCAGCAGAATAAAGACGGGAAAGATCAGGAAAACCAGAATAAAGATAAGTCAAACGAGAATCAGGGGAATCAAAAGCAGAAGGATCAGAATCAGGACCAGCAGGGCAAACAGGATCAAAAAGATCAGTCCCAGAAACAAAACCAGGCACAGAATCAGGATCAGAAAAATCAGGGCGATAAAAATCAGCAAAATAAATCTGAAAAAAATAGCCGGCCCCAAACGGACCAGGCCAAAACGGATCAGCATCAGGATATGTCACCAAAGGATTCCCAGGCCCAGGCTGCCCAGGCAGGAAACGCCGGGAAAGAACAAAAGGGACAGGATAACATGCAGCAGGCACAGTCAAAAATGCTTGAAAACCGTCTCAACCGCCTGGAAGATAAACCCGGCATGGCCCTGATTCCCCAAACCGGAGTACGAAACAATGATAAGGATTGGTAG
- a CDS encoding transposase: MSEENEQLKIEIQKLRDENNQLKGEQGKPKIRGKKGRGKGKNVSSEKDRKEREGKKEKKQEIKKKDTTIDRTEICKVDPSILPADAEYRGYEPVLVQEILITTDNVEYRKEIFYSPSENRTYVGELPAGIVGEFGPGIRSLVCTLKYVANMSQPKIRELLENCGINISQSTISRILTKDETGFNQEKIDIFLSALEHTPYHQIDDTTVRVNGQNHYSQIFCNPYYTAFFTVPRKDRLTILDLLLCGRERTYRFDQMAFCLMADFRVGKKVIDQLRSLTDNKELCETQMQLLLEKVFKKGKGKNTKTRVMEAAAIAAYHSQTDVPIVDILLADDAPQFKKIVEELALCWIHEGRHYNRLDPVVPCNVNALKDFKTRFWDFYGDLLIFKQNPSQETAAKLSIEFDELFSSKTIYDTLNDRIEKTRNKKKELLLVLKHPCLPLHNNDSELGARVEKRRQDVSLHTISKAGTTAKDSFLTIVQTAKKLGVNSFDYIRDRVSKNFSMPALSDLIIEKAKLQSG; this comes from the coding sequence TTGAGCGAAGAAAACGAACAATTGAAGATAGAAATCCAAAAACTTCGCGATGAAAACAACCAACTTAAAGGAGAACAGGGCAAACCGAAAATCCGTGGCAAAAAAGGACGTGGCAAAGGCAAAAACGTATCCTCGGAAAAAGACAGAAAGGAACGAGAAGGAAAAAAGGAAAAAAAGCAGGAAATCAAAAAGAAAGATACCACCATTGATCGGACCGAAATATGTAAAGTCGATCCCTCCATATTACCCGCTGATGCCGAATACAGAGGATATGAACCTGTCCTTGTGCAAGAAATTCTGATCACAACGGATAACGTCGAATATAGAAAAGAAATCTTTTATTCCCCTTCCGAGAACCGCACTTACGTGGGAGAATTACCAGCAGGTATAGTTGGGGAGTTCGGTCCCGGTATACGATCTTTAGTTTGCACACTGAAATATGTGGCAAACATGTCTCAGCCAAAAATCCGGGAGTTGCTTGAGAACTGTGGCATTAACATTTCACAATCGACTATTTCACGAATCCTTACGAAGGATGAAACCGGGTTCAACCAGGAGAAAATAGACATTTTTCTTTCTGCACTGGAGCATACTCCTTATCACCAAATCGACGACACCACGGTAAGGGTTAACGGCCAAAACCACTATTCACAGATTTTCTGTAATCCATATTATACAGCCTTTTTCACCGTCCCACGCAAAGATCGTCTCACGATACTGGATTTGTTGTTGTGTGGTAGGGAAAGAACATATCGTTTTGATCAGATGGCATTTTGTCTAATGGCGGATTTCAGGGTTGGAAAAAAAGTGATCGATCAGCTTCGGAGTTTGACCGACAACAAGGAGCTGTGTGAAACGCAAATGCAACTGTTACTGGAAAAGGTCTTTAAAAAAGGAAAAGGAAAAAACACAAAGACCAGGGTTATGGAAGCCGCAGCCATAGCCGCATATCATAGTCAAACAGATGTTCCGATTGTAGACATTTTGTTAGCCGATGATGCGCCGCAATTTAAAAAGATTGTTGAGGAACTGGCCCTTTGCTGGATTCATGAAGGTCGTCACTACAACCGTTTGGATCCGGTCGTACCATGCAATGTCAATGCTCTCAAGGATTTCAAGACACGCTTCTGGGACTTCTATGGTGATCTTCTGATCTTCAAACAGAATCCAAGCCAGGAAACAGCGGCAAAGTTATCCATTGAATTCGATGAGCTATTCTCCAGTAAAACGATTTATGACACTCTAAACGATCGTATAGAAAAAACCAGGAACAAAAAAAAGGAACTCTTGTTGGTCCTGAAACATCCTTGCTTGCCACTTCATAACAATGATTCAGAATTGGGGGCAAGAGTTGAAAAACGTAGACAGGATGTTAGCCTGCATACGATATCCAAGGCAGGAACAACAGCAAAAGATTCCTTTCTCACCATTGTCCAAACCGCAAAAAAATTGGGGGTCAACTCTTTCGATTACATCCGCGACAGGGTTTCCAAAAACTTCAGTATGCCAGCGTTATCTGATCTAATTATTGAAAAAGCGAAGCTACAGTCCGGGTAA
- the raiA gene encoding ribosome-associated translation inhibitor RaiA encodes MNISITFKNVPSSDAVKSHIEKKLNKLDKMLDAPAEAQVVLSEEKLHSIAEIKLICDKLKIHARDEAEENNMYSAIDGVAEKIRIQITKFKDKQRRHLAGDKQSIKDEVFEPEDSE; translated from the coding sequence ATGAACATTTCAATCACTTTCAAGAACGTCCCTTCATCTGACGCTGTAAAGTCCCATATCGAAAAAAAATTAAATAAATTGGATAAAATGCTGGATGCCCCGGCCGAGGCCCAGGTTGTCCTGTCAGAGGAAAAATTACACAGCATTGCTGAAATCAAGCTGATTTGCGATAAGTTGAAAATTCATGCCAGGGACGAGGCTGAAGAGAACAACATGTATTCAGCCATTGACGGTGTGGCCGAAAAAATTAGAATTCAGATCACCAAATTCAAAGATAAGCAAAGACGGCACCTGGCTGGTGACAAACAAAGTATCAAAGATGAAGTATTTGAACCTGAAGATAGCGAATAG
- a CDS encoding YkgJ family cysteine cluster protein → MDLLRSEPPETIAEVYSKIERVNVMVEKHPETGVKGLETDLMEMAQKFKCVQCGHCCINLSDAYQTSVPDFDVSRWQYEKRYDILEWVDSFAGLNDVWISPKTHDSVDRCPWLRKLPGKDKYTCRIHETKPIHCRDFPKSKRHALDSGCRGFHT, encoded by the coding sequence TTGGATTTACTGAGATCTGAGCCTCCCGAAACAATCGCAGAGGTTTATTCAAAGATTGAGCGGGTTAACGTTATGGTCGAAAAACATCCGGAAACCGGTGTCAAAGGGCTTGAGACGGATTTAATGGAAATGGCTCAAAAATTCAAATGCGTTCAATGCGGGCATTGCTGTATTAATTTATCAGACGCTTACCAGACCTCAGTTCCGGATTTTGACGTGTCACGCTGGCAATATGAAAAACGATATGACATCCTGGAGTGGGTGGATTCATTTGCAGGCCTGAATGATGTCTGGATCAGTCCTAAAACTCATGATTCTGTGGACCGTTGCCCTTGGCTGCGGAAACTTCCCGGTAAAGATAAGTATACCTGCAGGATTCATGAAACTAAACCTATACATTGCCGAGATTTTCCAAAATCAAAAAGACACGCATTAGATAGTGGCTGTAGAGGATTTCATACTTGA